Part of the Micropterus dolomieu isolate WLL.071019.BEF.003 ecotype Adirondacks linkage group LG17, ASM2129224v1, whole genome shotgun sequence genome is shown below.
TGCTCCTTCTATGTGAGTAaatctttgtttcattttcacatttaatttgatCAATGTGCAGCTCTGACTTGGAGTGGTGGAAAGTAGacttactcaagtactgtaatTGCACTTTAGTATTCGCATGTAATGCTACTCTACTGTACTTGTACTTCTACCCCACAACAttttagagggaaatattgtgctTTTGTACATGTATCTGTCAGCTCATTAATTTGCGTGTTTAGATTTTAACATAACATCATGACATTAACATCTTGATCTtacaaaaattattattttttcattaacGGTGTTTAAAATAGCTCCACCTCGATCAGCtgcaatattaaaatgttaggCTACTTATGTTAAGGCATCAGTAACCAAATTCAATAATTTAATAGGCAATAGCAAACAATGACAGGGACTATTTTGCTGCgcaatactttttttaaagagtacttttacttttcatagGCTAttataagtacattttgctgacaaTAGacctactttttaaaaaaatgggcTTAATAATTGTAATGCAGTCTTTCACGCTGCATTACTACTTACACTTAAGTAAGTTGCCTAATCTAAATACTTGGCTTGGAGGTTTTAAATTCTTCCCGGCACTCCCAGGCAGCTCCCCTGCGTGAGTCACAAGGTCCAGACTTCTCTGCTCTGCGGGTCAGGGCGTACCTTACCTCCCCGTCTCTCATTCTCAACTCTCTTCAGTTCTCTCTGCGCTGTCCTGAGTGAGTCCTTCTCAACCCTTTCACCCCCCTTTCCTCTGTCCTCTCCATTACGGTGGATTCATGCTCAGCTCTCGCCCTTCTCGGTCGCCATGCAGAACAACCACCAAAAGGAGCATCTGTATAAGATTCTAGTGATAGGGGACCTCGGGGTCGGCAAGACCAGCATTATCAAGCGGTATGTCCATCACAACTTCAGCCCCAACTACCGAGCCACCATCGGGGTGGACTTCGCGCTCAAAGTCCTCAACTGGGACCAGGAGACGGTGCGCCTGCAGCTGTGGGACATTGCAGGTACAGTCCCAACTTTTATGCAAGGAATAACAGATATACATGAGAGCAAACAAATATGGCACTGTGGAAAATATGATAAGAcatttgaaatttaaataaagtgagccacagcactgagacaagACGTATTTTAGTgtctaaaataataaataaactggGATGTTTAAAGAAGTAGCCGATAGCCTAAATGATAGAACACACTGGTCAAAAATAAATGGATGTTAGTTTATTGGTTTTAATTATTGATAATATTTAATGGCTAGCTTTTGTCCTGGAGGAAATTATATTTGTAATTACGTTTTTTTTCCCATCAACATCACTGATTGAATGAATATGCTTCACAATCCTTTCCCATCCTCACTGCATTAGAGACAAAGCTTTCCAGTTAATGATTCATGAGAGGTCAGCTGCTCAGAAGGAAACCCTAGACTTTTTCCTTCAGGAAAGGCAACACTAATTTCaagtgagagagaaggagacgtTTGTTTTACTGTCTTTTGAAATATTCTAGGTATACAGAAGGTTTGAGGTTAGTTATAAAAACGACAGAATGAGCATGAGACGGTCTCCTCACAGTTATTATTTAACCTTTTTTagtagaaggctgacattaaGAATTTTAAGCAGTGTTAATTTTCCTCATGTGTACCAGCTGACCTGTTGGCATCACCCACAGTAAATCATTTGGCAGGCTTTTCTACAATTAGTAATGCAACAAGAAGAAGTTTCCTTATATACTTCATATATAGTTTGTTGTTATTACATCAAACCCATGCTTTCATAATCAGGATGTAGTTAAAGGTGGGCTGTATAGTTTTGGCATCTaagttgtctttgtgttttaaaagggTAAAGTTCATGTTAGACAAAAAATAAGCAACATTTCCTGGCCTTAGCATTATTATTTACGTTTATCACAAATGTGTGATGTATGAATGTTTCTTATATCATGGTTCTggtttgatcatttttattcagGAGTTGCAGAGAGCACAGCCTGTGTCTTCTTTTAAAGCAGCTGTCACCTCATCACCAATACCTACTGTAGTTGTCCTGCTCTAAAACTAGCCTTGAGACATCTTATAGGATGTCTTATTACCCAAAACACCAAGTCATTCacccacacattcatacattaataTATACATTTCTTCAACAGTAATTTTAACTTTCCCCTAGTGGCCACTCACCTCTTCTCTATATATGGCATTCCTCACCTGTATGTTACGGTGTGTTCTTTgatatatatttcattttaaaatgtatctttttctAATATTTGTAATGTATATCCATTTATTTGGCTACAGCTATGATTCATTCACTCAGATTTTGAGGCTGGAAAGACTTTATTAGAAAATAAGATAATGAAAATGAGTATTTAATGCTTTGATTGCTGTTGGCGAGCACAGAATTCAGAAATAATAAAGGCATTTGAGTGGGATGCTGTTGGGTAAGATAGCAAACCTAAAGGCTACAGCAGTCTCATCTCACATGAGTGTCGGCTGAGGTTTAGAAGAATCCTCTGACCTGCTGTTCTCTCCCCTCCTGTGCGCCCTCTCCAGTAAGCGCACAGGAGAAGTCATGTGTCTCAAACTCATGTGAGGGAGATTTGAGGCCAGAGCTCTTGTATACAGAAAGCTTTTATTGTGAACTAAAGGTTGTGTAATTGAGTGTCTCCCTCAGAGAACATTGCTATAGGTCAGTACAGTACATGCTCCCGACACTCGCCGTTAAGTTATGGAAACCTCTGAATTGTAAATCTTAGTCCAGCATAGTTTAGGGTCATATGGTCATTCTCAATTTAGTTTAATATCAAAGAAAGGACATTTGGAGATGATGTCATATAAACATATTGATTACAAAGCAAATATGTAgattaaatgtacttttttaaattaattatgttTGCACCTGGCATTTCTGGAGTTTTCTCATGCCACAGAGGTAATAAATCACTTGCTGTTTCTGGGCATTTCCCAAGACAAATAATAACCTCAACCGTTCTATTTTTGGCCGCCATTTTTCTACAGCCTGGACTAACAGGGTGACAGGGCTAGCTACAGAGGCACATAGCATTAAGTTGTGTGTGAAGCTGGTTTAAGGCTTATTGGAGGGGTTTTATACTGTTGAGCCTTTAGAAATCAGCTGTGGAAGTATGTGGCTGCATACCAGGTTTGAAAAAATACCAAGAAGAGCTCTATTTCATCTCTGTCTGAATTATTGCGACATTTAATCCGTATTAATGAAGCCAATGCCACTCCTACCTAAGCTAACCTTAAAGGTCTAGAATACCTACtttctcaatcagcttcttaCTATGAGCCCCTAAGGGGacatgggcaaaaaaaaaaaatcacgtTTCTAATAAAGTATCTGGTGCGCATGAGAAATTATCTTGTTCTTATGAGAAAGTATCTGTTGCTCACAAGAAAGTATCTGGTTCTGAAGAGAAAGTATTTTTTGCCCATGGCCCCTGACAGGCTCTGTACTGCAGTTCTACATTAACACACACTTTTCTGCTAATAGTTTAGGTTATTGTACATGAGaaattactgtatttctgtttttgtttttaggaGTGTGAGTGTGGAAAGCCTCCAATCAGGATTTAAcaacatttgaatcaaaatGTGATTACACTTGTGCTTATGTTGCCAGACAACTGTGAGTCAAATCTGGTCAAActacacccacacagtcctgatgaagcagtTTGTTAAGTGGTAAACTCATTAAtaggatgtttttgttttgaactttaacttaaattattacatttttagcAGTGAATAGTTAATGTTATAGAAAAATACTTAAGTTTTGAAACCATTTTTAGTAGGTCTTAAAAACATTCTCTATAATGTCATTGCCCTGAAAACACTCGTATAGTAGTAATAGAAAACACAGAAGATTTTCACTTGGTATATGATAATACTATACTACAATATTTCTcaatataacaaaatgttaTATATTGATGTTGTATGTCCTTGAACAAGGCACACCTCCTCCCAGCTGTTCTGCAGCTGACCCTGTGCTCTGATCCACCTGTGCTGGAGAGCAGTAGCATGTAAATCACTGTTAACTCCTCAACTCTTCACTACGATACAAACTGTTTTTGGGAAGCACCAGTTTAGGTGTTGGGTTAGACCACAGTGTGAAAATGTCTTGCCCACAGGCTGATTGCGGGGCTGGTACTGATGTTGTTCTAGCAGAAGTTACGGATGGGAAAATCAGTGTGGATACAACATTCCAACAGAGCTTATCGAATTAATTTTACCCTCAGGGATTTTTACAGGCAAGTTCACAggcagggacacacacacacacacacaaacacacacacatctcctcCTCCCATCCTGCCTCTATCCGTGTCTGCATCTTATCTCTCTGTTTTTGTATCTCTTTTACCAGTAAAAACTTGCatgtagttgtgtgtgtttgtatttgtgagAGTGGGTGAGGTATGTTACAAATGCTTGCGTAGTATGAGACAGGAGTGTGATAAAATTAGTAAATCGGATGACTTGAATGCAAGCCTCTTTCTGTTTGCTGTTAAAGTGACACTGCATCACTTGCAGCTTTTCCTGTGCCAGCATGTAGCTGATCTCTGTACAAAATTAATGGATGAAAAAAGTACACAATGATACACCTTTATAGTGGTACCAAATGatattcctttttatttgcGTTACATCTGTGTCCTTGTCCGTGTGTGTCTTCTAGGTCAGGAAAGGTTTGGCAACATGACCCGCGTGTACTACCGCGAGGCTATGGGCGCATTCATTGTGTTTGACGTCACGAGGCCGGCCTCCTTTGATGCCGTCACCAAATGGAAGGAGGACTTGGATTCCAAACTGACACTTGCCAATGGGAAACATGTAGCCACCGTGCTTTTGGCTAATAAATGTGACCAGGGTCGTGACGTACTGACTAACAATGGAATAAAGATGGAGCAGTTCTGCCAGGAGAACGGCTTTGTGGGATGGTTTGAGACATCTGCTAAGGTGagaaatacacagacacacacacacacacacacacacacactcataaaagCAGAGCACTGACATAGATAGCATGATGGTGCTGTAAATACAAAGACTAGCATTCAACAGGAGAAGGTCAAGCCCGTGTGTGCGGGCACATCCTTCCTGTTCAGATGTCCTTGAGAAGCAGCTGACTCCCTGCCCTCTCAACTGTATCAGACCCGGCATCTGATCACCCTGTGGAGATGCCACTACAGAGGCACATTCAGGATATGAAAAAGTGCTGAGTTTAACAGACGCTCAGTCTACTCAGTATTTGCATATAAATGAAGCCACTGTCAGTGAGTTCTGCAGAGTTTTTCGCGGCACACATTCCTACTATGGGATTTCAGGTCGGCTGCACTGGTGCTTCAGGTGCTCTATCATCCAGACAGAATGTCCAGGGAAGATAACAGCGGTTTTCTACTGACTGACAGAgatattaaaggaatagttcgacaTTTAGGGAGAGAGTTAGATGAGTAGGTTGAACGCACTCTCAAGTTTGTAGGCTAAACATGAAGCTAAAACCAGAAGACGGCTGGCTTACTGGAaagagggggaaacagctacCCTTGTACTGTcgaaaggttaaaaaaaaacaaaaaaaacagcacatttaTGATTGTATGTGTTcctatgtatttatgtatgtttgaACTCGACACAAAGTGCACAGATAAACAGacataaaactgacaaaatattaaacacaaatataaaaccatttgaaagtacaagtacaatatGATTCAAGACCCAATGATGCAGACAGCAATGAAAGAATGTGGTAAGTGAATTCTGATTGTGAGACGAGCTGAGAATTCACCCAcctacacactaacacactgagaCACCAGCACAAACCCTGATTATAGCAGCTAATGTGGAGCAGGAATCTCACAGCTAGATGGTAAGGGATGAAaatgcacatgcacacgcactcacacttgcacgcacacacagacccTTAAGGCATCCATGTACAGTATTGCATTTAAAATTGAAACAATCACAATTATGGTGCATACAAACTACTTCTTTAGTTTTCTTTAGTTGCGCTATAGGTGTGGGAGAAGCACAACTGCACCACAGTgaaaatacacatacatacattcaaTACTTACAGTGTCCTTATCAaggacagacattcatgttgtTACATGTGCAAGGTTTATTCATTCAAATAAGTAAAAAGTCCTTTCCTGGATCTACACTAATACTCTAATATTAGTGACTTGCTCCTTAGCTCGTAGCATAACTTTGCACCAAACAtcactgaaatgtgtttttgagatATCCTtctaaataacaaacaaacaaacagaccaaGAAACAGATGATGGAGGCCACTGGAAATAGTGTCAACCATCATTGCTGCCGTGAAAGAACAATAAAGATTGAGGGGTTAAGCTGTTGAAATCAAGGCCACTAAAGCAACTGAGAAGCTTTACTTAAAAGCAACACAACCGGCCATGTGACACAGTGGGAGCTGAGTCCAAAGccctttgtgtttgttttcttaaaaaccggacaaaactgttTCTCAGTGTGCAGCCATTTTGCTGTGAGAGTCATCATATTTGTAActctaaatataaaaaacaataaaccatGAATATTAAGTGAGTGTCACTTATACAAGGGCGTGGACCATTTCCTTTTGAGCTGATTGAGTGTCTTACAGTCTGTAATATATCAGGGTGATGGCTGACATACACTGAGCCCACAGCCAAATAACCTGCCAGAAGAATTATTTCTAACTTTTATCTTAAACAGCCCGGGACACGCTCTGCATGCACAAGAATGCACAGTGAAAGAAGTGAAGATGGCAGAGTGTAGagaaggtgttttttttgttttattttaatttggaatattttaatttgtttcacAGTAAGTATGATAGATCATGACATGCCACACAGAGGGGTTTGTTCAGGGCGCTGCAGTTGGCGCCATGTCAAGTCCTACTGAGCACAGTTATGTCTAATGAATATTTAGTGTTTctactgctgctgcatcacgcTTCACATATTAAgaaactgtgtgcatgtgtgtctctctcaTCAGTACCCACTGCTTGTTCTCTCCTCACGTAAACCTCAGGTTAACACCACTTCTCTACTTTACTCAGATTTCAGCTCTGGTCCAAATCGCTCTAAATTATTTGTATGGGTGCTGTCTAGAATGGacattttgcatttgtgttttattatattttggtGGGTAGAATAGGCTTATAAATCAGACAAGATAAGTTTCCCAGGATTATCTCTTAGCTTTATAATGTTGGCTGTACTCATTTCATAAATGGGCATCCTGGTAGCCTAGACATAGAGCATATGATCCCAACTGGTTGCATGTCATCCTCTCCTCGACTCcctgcttcctgtctgtatcCACTTAAGGCaaaatgactttaaaataacttttgttacaataaaaaaaatacaaacatggaAACATGACGTGCAGTGGTGCAAAACTAATGTGTAAAGTTGCGGCTAATTTAAATTCACTATGTGAAGAAAATAGACCAGAATGAGTAGCACTTCCAGCATTCATTTCTGTCTTACATAGAGAAAAATTGTTCTGATGTTGGTACTatttattcaaaacattacattgACTATATTTTGTTGAAAAGGCTTTCATTCTCTCCTGCTAACATCAAATCAAAGCTATTGTCACAGAAAGTGTACTCTTTTGTATTATTCAGTTTTTTCAAAGTTTGAGAGATGAATCAtcaaatttaatttcagtttaaatGTTGCTCGAGTGTCTGCATATATTAACATATTAGTATTTTAGTTAAATGTTGTATAATCAAATCCAAATCATGAGACATTTGCTTTATTGTCTGCTAGAACATACACTGCAATCATTGTcttttatattgtaatattgcTTTAGAAATATGAACTATTTTTAGTTACTTTCTGTATTTTATCATAAATTCAGAGATTTCCCAAATTTTACAATACTGGTTTGATCACTCGTCACATTGTGTTTTTCCCCGCCAGTATAGTGTGAGGGAATTAGTTGTATTATGTAAATTTCCCTTTTCAGTTTGTGTTCACATGATGGCTGCTGGCTGGTGTGACATCCATCTACTCACTTTAGTAATAGTCCGTTTGGTTTGGTTCACTCACCTGCTCTCGCAGGTTTTCTTGATGCACAAAATGTTGATCATTGATCAATTtatccctctttttttttttcctccccacCTTTTCATGTTCCTGTTGCTCTTTCTATTTTTCCCTTCactttttcctctgttttttcaGGAGAATATCAACATCGATGAAGCAGCTAACTGCTTGGTGAAACACATTATCGCCAATGAGAATGACATGCTCCAATCAGAAGTCCTGGACACCATCACCCCCCAGTTAGAGAAGGACAAAGGCGGGACATGCTCCTCCTGCTTCAGATCCCAGTAAAAACTTCCTGACAGTTTGAAGTCCTTTTGTATCTCGTTATGCACAAAGTCGAGTTTGTCTGTGAGCAGGAGACAGAGGGGGAAGTACTGGCTGTTTTTTAAGAGGCGTGTATGGGTGCCAAATCTTTTCCTGTCTGGTAGCTCcggtgaaggtgtgtgtgtgtggggggggtgacATATTGGCATCTGGCTCAAGAAAATGGATGTActaaaacagagacagaaagagagatggctgcagctgtgtgtgcttGTCAAAGGCAAGGTCACCCTCTGGGCGACTTCAAGCCTCGACACTGCCACTTTGGTTACCATGGAGACACAGTCAatgaacacatgcacagaaaGATCGCAGCAAATCACAGTATACATGTACTAAAGGTCCATACCATGATAATTGTTGTCCGCCCCTTTGTCATCCTTCTTTTCTTTGCCTCCTGCTCCTTTTTTCCCTGTTTCTGCTTGTTTCTTCCTCCTTGACCCTCCCtgacattttgtaatttttaatttttcatatGTCATTCTGGGCAGATAAACAGGCTAAAAGCACAGTTATATCTTGTAATTCAAtggttttatattaaatttatatCCCACTGTTCAatgtttgtaatatttttaattatgggataaatgcatataaatatatatacaaacatgtacatattatatacagtatgatgaGACAGATTATAGAACCAAAGATGTATCCAGTTTTCAATATGTCCATATGAATAAACTATTGCTTTACTGACCTATCCCTGGatgtgattttatgttttttttaaaataaatgtgcagaTTATTTGTGCTTTCAATTAATCTGTCTGATTAGACCTCTGTTCATGTTGAATTTGGGTGGAGCTATGGGCCATGATAATAAGGCTAATCAGGCAACGCAAATGAAAACACTTATGTAAGTGGACTGTGGGTGTGCAGGggctttaaagcaacattatgtagtaattttaaaataacaactgCAAAGCAAGAGCCGGACAAGAGTAGGCTAAATGTCGGACTGGCTTTGTCTCGTTGGAGCTAAAAGTACTGAAAGGATGCAAGACAGATGCAAAGCTGGCTGTCTCGCTGTTGGACTATTAAGTAATATTAGCTAGTTTGCTATGTCTTCTGTTGTctcacttgcttgatgtttggcagtattagcaaagttgttgacttgctagtttttgatcataaataatgtaatgatTACTAATGCACATGTACAGCTGTTCTTATTTAAGACAGCAGTAATTTACACTCTGAAATGGTAGGGGCACCAAATCGCAAAAAACGCCAAATCTTACATAGTGTTGCTTTAAGTGTAACCTAGTCctttatatttcaatattttagcTACAGTTTCACAAGTTTCACCCATTATAAAAAATACTTTCTGTGTTCAGTCATATGCAGACATTTAGATGGCTTAAACCTGGTCCCTGGTGCAATGAAAATCCATTTCAGGGTTTTTAATATCTCCTGCCAGTTAGTGTGTTTTTCGGTTGTGACCAGAGCATGCTTGATTGACACCTCCCTGTTATTTTCCTGACTAAATCCCTAACAAGCTTGTAGCTGTTATAAAGAAGAACTGTGCCACAAACAGGCATAATGTGATTTTTCCTGCCTTGAACCAAATTTCCTACTAAATAAAAGGGAAATTGTTTTAAGCAACTTCACAACTAATCAGGTCATATGTCCTTTACGCAACATTCCTCAAATCATTCACTGTCACAGTCAGTTAACATACAACCTGATTTGTGCTCAAAGCTACATTGCTGGATCTACATGACAAATAAAGAGTGGATTATCTGTAGAAGGTGGTTGGTTGCTAATACTAAACTAAATCATTCACAGATTTTGTCGAGTTCGTGCATTTAAAATGTGGTCTGGCACTGAACCACAGAATTTATTTCCAATGCTGTGTCTCTGtatttaaacctgcagtgtggAACTTTTGTCTTATGATGTATACGCTGTGCTAAAAAACATCAGTACCAGTTTGCCAGCCCGGGAACGTtaccacagacaccagatttaaacTGCAAAATACACAGATTTACCTGGTGTTGATAGGCTtgatcagcattgtgtgaactctcTTGGTGTTGGCTTGAATAacagatgttcatttatatataaaactCCCACACTCCACCTTTAAAACATTAATTCCCTAGAAGAGCATTATTTTTTCTGCTGTATTTCTCACTGTACATTTTACCGCTCACTCCCACGAATATTCTGAAAATCCGATTTCACAGAGGAAATGTCCAGATTCCAGTAGGCTATAATAGTTCTTGTTTATGGCCTGCCTCTGACTCGCCATGTGACAGCAGCCACTCAACACTACACCGTCTTAATCCATTATCCATTGTACTTtatctgaaaatgtacttttgaaGGTCATGACATACTGACCTAGAATTTCTTGATATCAATGATAATTTCTGTGAGCTGTTGGGATTTTGGGCTGTCCGAGCAAAGAACAGGTTGACATGGTGTGACTACACGGCCTATACATGTTTACAAGGTGTTGCTCCATACCAAAATGTTTGTACCTATTCTGTGCCAAAATATTACTGTGCTGTTACCCAAATCTTTTTTCGTCTTTTGCCTCCAccagtcctctcctctctcctgcaagACAGACACTCTGGTCAATAATAGCCCTCTATAGATAACCACGTTTGTGCCACATTTACCACTGTGGTCTCTTTCCATCCAAGAGAGACTAAGACGCAATCTATTGTTCAGCAGAGACTCTGTCGGAAATTGGCTAAGAAGTGAGGGCACGCGCTGGAGAGACGGTGTCACCCTCTAATTTGTAATAATTGGCTCATTGATGTAACAATTTGTGAGAGAAAACGCGGGGCAGAGGGGGCAGGGAGAGAGGTTATGCACAGTTATGAGGGATTCTTCCTCTGCTGTGTGTCAGAAACCGAGTAACTTCTCTGTACACCCACACGGGCACCctcctcatacacacacacacactgaaacacacacacgtacacagatGATCAGAAGATTTCACAGATTTAACTCTCACTCTCTGCTGGTCTCTAAGGCAACAAGATGCTGGGAGAGTGATGGTATCGTTTCTCTTTGCTTACAGGCCCTGTCCTTGTAGTTCTCAATTCCTTTCCCATgtaacagaggaagaagaaaaaagggagagagaggagtgggggtgggggggaccGTAACAGGAAACCGTAATCACAAGACCTCTCAGTAATACAGGATAAGGAGAAAATAAGCTGCATGTGATTTCAGgatgtctttctctctcccactttctCTCCCACTAATTCAGACACTCACATAGTATATGTACACAGCTTTACCTGTCATTGCATTGCAAATTGTGTTCAATGTTTGCGATAGCCTTCAGCGGGAGTTTGCAAAGATTTCCTTCTGACAAACTTTGATCACAAACATGGTCAAACAATCCTCTGGAGGTCCAAAAAAGTGCACAGGCTTCCACTGAAAATTCAGCCACTTGTTCTCAAATGAAAACTGGCCCTTTGAAGATAAAGGGTATTCATTTTTTAGCAatgatacatacatacaagtataaataataaaatgtaaacagcCACAGTGAAAAAATACAGGCACTGAGCTCTGCTAGTGCTACTATATATATGGTCGATAAACATTGAGAGAGGTGTTGGAAATGGAGGCTGTGGCAGGCGCACTCTGGCTGTGAattaaacacacagtaaaatggAATCGATAGCAGGAGCCAGGGGAGACCAGGGGATGAATGAAAATAACGGCTGCACCTCCAACTTTGATCGATAAGTGTGAGTGTTTgtctgtgcgtgcgtgtgtgtgtgagtcctggcagcagcagcagcagcagcagcagcagcagcaccagtctCAGTGAGTGCTACGTGGAATATCAAAAGGCCTACTCTGGATGACTCATCATTCACAACCAGCTCGGCTGGAGAGAGAATCTGCTCAAATACCAGACCCAGGTCACACACATAggcatacacaaacaaatgcactattGATTACGCTTCATGATTTGTTCACACTTGTAGCAGATACCATTTGACATAGCTGTGTAGGATGTGATGTTGTTTGGGCATTTTATACAACTTGTTATATAAAATTTATACAACTCGTTGTATAAAattagtgttttgtttgtttttcataagGTCATTGATATGTCACTGTAAATTAGTGGATATTCCCTtagaaaaaaaggaatttgTGTAGCAACTAAGCCCAGACTTGAGTCATCTAAAGTGATCATGTAAAAATGAGACTAAAACTACAAATGTATCAAGATTTAAGGAGATGAGTTGGTGAAGCAGGATGAAATAGTGGTCACCCATCTATCTGTAGCAATATAAAAGGCTTACTTGTTGGCTAACCCAATCATTGATCCTCCTCAGAATCCTTAGACAAATTGCAGATTACTGGTGttctacattttttttaaagatggcTGCTCTGCTCCCCTTGAACTCAAAAAGAAAGGGCCAGTTAGAGGACTATCACAGCTGGAGATATTTCAGGTAAccattatttcttattttgtataCTTTCTTCAGCAGCAGGGCATTCATGGTTTCACCTGATTAACATTactgtcagacaaaaaaaaagtctggaTAAACACATTGTTTTGAACATTTGAGAGAAAAGGCCGGTCTTTTTACCATTCCGAGGCTACAGGAACTGCCTCCTTGTGTTTTACACTACATGAAAGGAAAATCAGATGAATGCC
Proteins encoded:
- the rab38a gene encoding ras-related protein Rab-38; this encodes MQNNHQKEHLYKILVIGDLGVGKTSIIKRYVHHNFSPNYRATIGVDFALKVLNWDQETVRLQLWDIAGQERFGNMTRVYYREAMGAFIVFDVTRPASFDAVTKWKEDLDSKLTLANGKHVATVLLANKCDQGRDVLTNNGIKMEQFCQENGFVGWFETSAKENINIDEAANCLVKHIIANENDMLQSEVLDTITPQLEKDKGGTCSSCFRSQ